One window of the Candidatus Methanoperedens sp. genome contains the following:
- a CDS encoding DUF6293 family protein: MELTGQKKVHIVPMGFEIDRIELPLKMIGADKVFLLTDEKEKEIGLRYLEELERRIKTIIDVEDFKVIGCPMWDFQNLMSLICELVRKEKLAGNFIYINVSSGSKLSAIAGTLASLMYGAIPYYAQAKKYNIKNPGIKSGEICGITSGVNKILQIPSYTIERPPDELINALAILSDKGGRISQKEYIFELEKRGFIDDAIGIGRGQRKEVTKKGYAKAKRQFFEKLEEKGWAVKKGKGRSSYIEITNEGTNTFETFIKVADVEKKQS; this comes from the coding sequence ATGGAATTGACAGGACAGAAAAAAGTGCACATTGTTCCAATGGGATTTGAGATAGACCGCATTGAACTTCCCCTGAAAATGATTGGTGCTGACAAGGTATTCTTACTAACAGATGAGAAAGAAAAAGAGATTGGTCTTCGTTATCTTGAAGAACTCGAACGCAGAATTAAAACAATTATAGATGTAGAGGATTTCAAGGTAATAGGTTGCCCTATGTGGGATTTTCAAAATCTTATGTCTCTAATATGTGAACTTGTTAGGAAGGAGAAATTGGCAGGAAACTTTATCTATATAAATGTGTCCTCTGGAAGTAAACTATCAGCAATAGCGGGTACATTGGCTTCACTTATGTATGGGGCAATTCCATATTATGCACAGGCCAAGAAATATAATATTAAGAATCCAGGCATCAAAAGTGGAGAAATTTGTGGTATCACAAGCGGAGTAAATAAGATATTGCAGATACCTTCCTACACTATCGAGAGACCGCCAGATGAACTAATCAATGCTCTCGCAATACTTTCAGATAAAGGTGGACGGATATCCCAGAAAGAGTATATCTTCGAGCTTGAGAAACGTGGATTCATAGATGATGCGATTGGAATAGGGCGTGGGCAAAGGAAAGAAGTCACTAAAAAAGGATATGCCAAAGCCAAAAGACAATTTTTTGAGAAACTCGAAGAAAAGGGATGGGCTGTGAAAAAGGGGAAAGGACGCTCTTCGTATATTGAAATCACAAATGAGGGCACGAATACATTTGAGACGTTTATTAAGGTCGCAGATGTTGAAAAGAAACAGAGTTAA
- a CDS encoding PQQ-dependent sugar dehydrogenase, with protein MRFGWMLAGLIAVIFLVVVFVLFGLQPSVKSSASGNISLPQGFRIDVYAGDLGGSPVSYPGPRMMLLKDNVLFVTITNQGRIVALPDRNNDKKADGVITFIDKLNNPHGIDYFDGWFYIAEENRVIRVKSNGSVADMNTLEVLIDNLPTGGHFTRTIKIHNNSLFLSIGSSCNVCIEQDERRATITRCNLDGSGCNVFAKGLRNAVGFVFHPVTGKLYATDNGRDWLGDDLPPDEINLIEEGKNYGWPICYGNNIHDADFDKNTYIRNPCMEPFEMPGLVDLQAHSAPLGLAFYYGDSFPEEYRGNLFVAYHGSWNRKEPTGYKIVSINMTSFSVKDFATGWLQGRIVLGRPVDVVVAEDGSLFVSDDNAGKIYRISYKNS; from the coding sequence ATGAGATTTGGATGGATGCTGGCTGGACTTATTGCTGTGATCTTCTTAGTCGTGGTGTTCGTACTTTTTGGGTTGCAGCCATCCGTGAAATCCAGTGCTTCAGGTAATATCAGCCTGCCGCAGGGATTCAGGATAGATGTTTATGCAGGTGATCTGGGAGGAAGCCCGGTTTCATATCCCGGCCCGAGAATGATGTTATTGAAGGATAATGTTCTGTTTGTCACCATAACGAACCAGGGGAGAATTGTAGCGCTTCCTGACAGGAATAATGATAAAAAAGCAGACGGAGTCATTACTTTTATCGACAAACTCAACAATCCGCATGGAATTGATTACTTCGACGGCTGGTTTTATATCGCCGAGGAAAACAGGGTGATCCGGGTGAAGTCAAATGGCAGTGTCGCTGACATGAATACCCTTGAAGTCCTTATCGACAACCTGCCGACGGGGGGACATTTTACCAGGACTATCAAAATCCATAATAACAGCTTATTTTTGAGCATCGGCTCTTCATGCAATGTCTGCATTGAACAGGATGAAAGGAGAGCTACGATAACACGGTGCAACCTTGACGGAAGCGGCTGCAATGTTTTCGCAAAAGGTTTGAGAAATGCTGTAGGTTTTGTTTTCCATCCAGTTACGGGTAAATTGTATGCCACTGATAACGGGCGCGATTGGCTTGGCGATGACCTGCCGCCGGATGAAATCAATCTGATCGAAGAAGGTAAAAACTATGGCTGGCCGATATGCTACGGCAATAATATCCATGACGCGGATTTCGATAAGAATACGTATATCCGCAATCCCTGCATGGAACCATTTGAGATGCCAGGCCTTGTAGACCTCCAGGCACATTCGGCGCCCCTTGGTCTTGCTTTCTATTATGGTGACAGCTTCCCGGAGGAATACAGAGGTAACCTTTTCGTCGCATATCACGGATCATGGAACCGCAAGGAACCTACTGGTTACAAGATCGTGAGCATAAATATGACCAGCTTTTCAGTAAAAGATTTCGCGACAGGCTGGCTTCAGGGGAGGATCGTTCTCGGCAGACCTGTGGATGTAGTCGTTGCGGAGGATGGGTCGCTGTTTGTGAGTGATGATAATGCGGGGAAGATATACAGGATTTCATACAAAAATTCATAG
- a CDS encoding VWA domain-containing protein, whose protein sequence is MDNKVFRISRKYILSTICIILSFTLLLSIIGTAEVEINATLEDNLVILLDYSGSTASLRPYIQSNAIYSIHNIEADSNVSVVVYGDGIKNSNVYSTNTQDNRTILERFVRNITGKEGDVARDNIYEGFDEARKILYNSTGTKQIVLISDGNLDGNTSGKIYNAQLIELIKDLKKYNVTINFYQVLDTNISQTLKPTWVREPYRDLGDKINTQVIVLNQSEKIRFFKPMVYPEESPEVSPESYRGQLETDEYLNEFNNSGETPSITFSMNYDQNEALFYDGERDLSSAPKINFYSYCDQNQTCIIIPFDIQQRKFFDSQTLEDVFRSKNAIELVNSGNITESAYIFSNSVSGILCGFFDSDTFNAESTNLLGKALPLIEPKTTKAIKVLKWGGLISEVDYPMLLVSGECKISSDDKLLIEIINGGRYTYSLKKGYAYNGITQDFQIYNKGIMDDIEYRKKAYFGVLSLIYLLNVGVIDNAEPMVKNNNVKLKQLLTQDYKEDAGSASNRINYKSEESQIFINNATSELNDLNSQIPNSFREVVLNFIEEPETDYSMAKLRQEKADDYLNKAKENQAAYKFNSANQNSNYSMVQSREGMVFANMENSKQRHPNEWAWLFAGTAILLIVIAIIKLSSPP, encoded by the coding sequence TTGGATAATAAGGTTTTTAGAATAAGTCGTAAATATATTTTATCAACTATCTGTATAATTTTATCTTTCACTCTATTATTATCTATAATTGGTACTGCTGAAGTTGAAATAAATGCAACTTTAGAGGATAATCTTGTAATTTTGTTGGACTACTCAGGTAGCACTGCTTCGTTGAGACCATATATCCAATCAAACGCCATATATTCCATCCATAATATTGAAGCTGATAGCAATGTTTCGGTTGTGGTTTATGGAGATGGTATTAAAAACTCAAATGTTTATTCTACCAATACTCAAGATAATAGGACAATCCTCGAAAGATTTGTTCGTAATATTACTGGTAAAGAAGGAGATGTAGCCAGAGATAACATTTATGAGGGTTTTGATGAAGCCAGAAAAATACTATATAATTCCACAGGCACGAAACAAATAGTGCTAATTTCTGATGGAAATCTGGATGGAAATACAAGTGGAAAAATATACAACGCTCAATTAATAGAATTAATAAAAGACCTTAAGAAATACAATGTCACAATAAATTTTTATCAAGTCCTTGACACAAATATAAGCCAAACTTTAAAACCAACATGGGTAAGAGAACCCTATAGGGATTTAGGCGATAAAATAAATACTCAAGTTATAGTTCTTAATCAAAGCGAAAAAATACGATTTTTTAAACCAATGGTATATCCTGAAGAATCTCCCGAAGTATCTCCTGAATCATATCGGGGGCAACTTGAAACGGATGAATATCTAAACGAGTTTAACAATAGTGGCGAAACACCTTCAATTACATTTTCGATGAATTATGACCAAAATGAAGCATTGTTTTATGATGGTGAAAGAGATTTGTCTTCTGCACCAAAGATTAATTTTTATTCTTACTGCGACCAAAACCAAACTTGTATTATTATCCCTTTTGATATCCAACAAAGAAAATTTTTTGACAGCCAAACATTGGAGGATGTTTTCAGGAGTAAAAATGCCATTGAATTGGTTAATTCGGGAAACATAACAGAATCAGCCTATATTTTTTCAAATAGTGTTTCTGGTATATTATGCGGTTTTTTTGATTCTGATACTTTCAATGCTGAGAGTACAAATTTATTGGGAAAAGCACTACCATTGATTGAACCAAAAACTACAAAAGCGATAAAAGTATTGAAATGGGGTGGGCTAATATCCGAAGTCGATTATCCAATGTTGTTAGTTTCTGGGGAGTGTAAAATATCAAGTGATGATAAACTTCTTATCGAAATTATTAATGGAGGAAGATATACTTACAGTCTTAAAAAGGGATATGCTTATAATGGTATAACACAAGATTTTCAGATTTACAATAAAGGGATTATGGACGATATTGAGTATAGGAAAAAAGCCTACTTTGGTGTTTTGAGTTTAATATATTTGCTCAATGTAGGTGTTATCGATAATGCAGAACCTATGGTTAAAAACAACAATGTGAAATTGAAACAACTCTTAACCCAAGACTATAAAGAAGATGCAGGATCAGCATCCAACCGAATTAATTACAAATCTGAAGAATCTCAAATTTTTATAAATAACGCCACAAGTGAACTTAATGATTTGAATTCCCAAATCCCTAACTCATTCAGAGAAGTGGTCCTTAATTTTATCGAAGAACCAGAAACGGATTATTCGATGGCGAAATTAAGACAAGAAAAAGCCGATGATTATCTAAATAAAGCAAAAGAAAACCAGGCAGCGTATAAATTTAATAGTGCTAATCAGAATTCAAACTATTCTATGGTTCAATCTAGGGAAGGAATGGTGTTTGCAAATATGGAAAATTCGAAACAAAGGCATCCTAATGAATGGGCATGGCTGTTTGCGGGTACTGCTATTTTATTGATAGTTATCGCAATAATAAAATTGAGTAGTCCGCCATAG
- a CDS encoding Rieske 2Fe-2S domain-containing protein: MFIKAAKMSEILHAGMKAVELNGIEIVLCNYDGKIYAVNRRCGHTNAPLDMGTLEGYILTCPMHSSQFDITTGEVLSEPVPRNFGNEPFPEDLNKHFQYLGMLMSHIKTCGIKTYPVKIEGDSITVDVGEEGCL; the protein is encoded by the coding sequence ATGTTCATTAAAGCCGCAAAAATGAGCGAAATATTGCATGCAGGAATGAAGGCTGTTGAATTGAATGGAATAGAGATCGTTCTGTGCAACTATGATGGAAAAATATATGCCGTCAACAGAAGATGCGGCCATACGAATGCCCCTCTTGACATGGGGACTTTAGAAGGCTATATTTTAACCTGTCCGATGCACAGTTCACAATTCGATATAACTACAGGCGAAGTTTTGAGTGAGCCGGTTCCCCGGAATTTTGGAAATGAACCATTCCCTGAAGACCTGAATAAACATTTTCAGTACCTTGGCATGCTCATGTCACACATTAAGACCTGCGGAATAAAGACATATCCGGTTAAGATAGAGGGGGATTCGATAACGGTGGATGTGGGAGAAGAGGGCTGCCTTTAA
- a CDS encoding ferredoxin:thioredoxin reductase, protein MNTESRKKALRYLFQRVIDPLGYKFSPDGELVDFLLEQEVLLERKHGIPYCPCQGLTRKREENMKIVCPCIPFHREHFDLMKRCWCGLYVHKDVTNPDELRQIPLNEIRGSNVH, encoded by the coding sequence GATACCTGTTTCAACGAGTAATAGACCCGCTCGGGTATAAATTCAGTCCTGACGGGGAACTTGTTGATTTTTTACTTGAGCAGGAAGTCTTGCTGGAAAGAAAACACGGCATCCCATACTGCCCGTGCCAGGGCCTTACAAGGAAAAGAGAAGAAAACATGAAAATAGTCTGTCCCTGCATTCCTTTCCACCGGGAGCACTTTGACTTAATGAAACGCTGCTGGTGTGGGCTCTATGTACATAAGGACGTTACCAATCCTGATGAACTGAGACAGATACCCCTAAATGAGATCAGAGGTTCAAATGTTCATTAA
- a CDS encoding SAM-dependent methyltransferase, producing MSLSEVIIEKIRQSGAISFRDFMEMALYYPGLGYYTSTRQKIGKTGDYYTSPNLSPAFGEMLGRQIEEMWQILGKNEFTVVEMGAGTGLLSGDVHTYLSKNPELNHDLNYCIIEKSPAMREEQKKRLGEKVSWFDSLEELGKMRGCIFSNEVVDAFPVHQVVMEEELMEICVDYSDRFYETLRPASSELKDYLAEMGVVLPQGYRTEINLDAIKWIGEIASILTKGFVITIDYGYPSWELYQDYRNSGTLMCYYRHTASDNPYVHIGEQDITSHVNFSALARWGNKNGLQLCGFTDQVHFLLGLGIEEYMKKLQEIDQRNSIKEMLAVKTLLMEMGETFKILIQRKGLTCKELSGLKFQSSWKLF from the coding sequence ATGTCACTATCAGAGGTTATTATAGAAAAAATCCGGCAAAGTGGCGCGATTTCCTTCCGCGATTTTATGGAAATGGCCCTATATTACCCGGGACTCGGGTATTATACCTCAACCAGACAAAAAATAGGAAAGACCGGAGATTATTACACAAGTCCCAACCTGAGTCCGGCTTTCGGGGAAATGCTGGGAAGGCAGATCGAGGAGATGTGGCAAATATTGGGAAAAAATGAGTTCACTGTGGTGGAGATGGGGGCAGGAACAGGGCTCCTTTCAGGTGATGTTCATACCTATCTCAGCAAGAACCCTGAATTGAATCACGACTTAAATTATTGCATAATCGAAAAAAGCCCTGCAATGCGGGAAGAACAGAAGAAGCGATTGGGAGAAAAGGTAAGCTGGTTTGATTCTCTTGAAGAACTTGGCAAGATGAGAGGATGCATATTTTCCAATGAAGTTGTGGATGCTTTTCCCGTGCACCAGGTGGTGATGGAAGAAGAACTCATGGAGATCTGCGTGGATTATAGCGATCGCTTTTATGAAACGCTAAGACCTGCCTCAAGCGAACTTAAAGATTATCTTGCGGAAATGGGTGTGGTTTTGCCCCAGGGATACAGGACCGAGATCAATCTTGATGCGATAAAATGGATCGGAGAAATTGCTTCCATTCTCACAAAAGGATTTGTCATAACCATTGATTACGGCTATCCTTCCTGGGAATTGTATCAGGATTATAGAAATTCCGGGACCCTCATGTGCTATTACAGGCACACAGCAAGCGACAATCCATATGTGCATATCGGGGAGCAGGATATCACGTCTCATGTGAATTTTTCGGCGCTTGCACGCTGGGGCAATAAGAATGGATTGCAGCTCTGTGGATTCACGGACCAGGTGCATTTCTTATTGGGGCTTGGCATCGAAGAATACATGAAGAAGTTGCAGGAAATCGACCAAAGGAATTCCATAAAAGAAATGCTTGCTGTGAAAACTCTCCTTATGGAAATGGGTGAAACCTTCAAAATCCTGATACAGAGGAAGGGACTTACATGTAAAGAACTCTCTGGCCTGAAGTTTCAGAGTAGCTGGAAACTATTTTAG